Proteins co-encoded in one Prunus persica cultivar Lovell chromosome G6, Prunus_persica_NCBIv2, whole genome shotgun sequence genomic window:
- the LOC18775408 gene encoding uncharacterized protein LOC18775408 has product MASSSSSPSSIPNIATLVPIKLNDTNYLLWESQVKPFLIGHNLWLFVDGSHPYPTATIPVSKSANAMPVTLLNPAYISWYQTNQSLIGQLRATLSESVLSQTISKYLTQAKTLADQHAAIQDSVSPTDLVTYVLPGLGPDYSTLVTTTLYVRSFPNLHTRLKPNKP; this is encoded by the exons atggCCTCCTCATCCTCCTCTCCTTCATCCATCCCCAATATTGCTACGCTAGTCCCCATCAAACTCAATGACACCAATTACCTTCTCTGGGAAAGTCAGGTTAAACCTTTTCTTATTGGACATAATCTTTGGCTTTTTGTTGATGGCTCCCATCCCTATCCTACTGCAACTATTCCCGTATCTAAATCTGCTAATGCGATGCCTGTCACTCTTCTAAACCCTGCATACATCTCTTGGTATCAAACTAATCAATCTCTCATTGGTCAACTTCGTGCTACTCTTTCAGAATCTGTTCTTTCTCAG ACCATCTCTAAATATCTCACTCAAGCCAAAACCCTAGCTGATCAACATGCTGCAATCCAAGACTCTGTCTCTCCTACTGATTTGGTTACATATGTTCTTCCTGGTTTGGGGCCTGACTACAGTACTCTTGTCACTACTACACTCTATGTCCGTTCCTTCCCGAATCTTCACACTCGTTTGAAGCCCAACAAGCCATGA